A portion of the Girardinichthys multiradiatus isolate DD_20200921_A chromosome 23, DD_fGirMul_XY1, whole genome shotgun sequence genome contains these proteins:
- the dnd1 gene encoding dead end protein 1, with the protein MENALTQVQSIERLEALEAWLKTTNTKLTQVNGQRKYGGPPEVWNGPTPGERCEVFISHIPRDTYEDLLIPLFSSVGPLWEFRLMMNFSGQNRGFAYAKYGTPALATDAIHKLNGYMLEPKCHLCVRHSTEKRHLCIENLPAATKPEDLMKVLRHLAQGVERVSLKTGPGIEGVSAIVAFSSHYTASMAKRDLVADFRKQYSMEISIRWEPGESPSTNQTQCSQQAPKIQPQPCNMPCGQAVSHALAPPQRLPVPPPMSQGFCRAVGQPVAPLRPHASYPHSSSSHSQRHMVCAVSPVVLLHKVCEANGFGQPFYELHYSLTRPDGFVSFTYKVLIPGISTTFKGKVMVLPGPNVIATYKEAERAAAQQLLVKVFSNQLAV; encoded by the exons ATGGAAAACGCGCTGACCCAG GTGCAGAGCATTGAGCGATTGGAGGCTCTGGAAGCCTGGCTGAAAACAACCAACACCAAGTTGACCCAGGTTAACGGACAGAGAAAGTACGGGGGACCacctgaag TGTGGAATGGTCCCACCCCAGGCGAACGCTGTGAGGTCTTCATCAGCCACATCCCACGGGACACCTATGAGGACCTGCTCATCCCCCTGTTCAGCTCTGTGGGTCCTCTCTGGGAGTTCCGCCTCATGATGAACTTCAGTGGCCAGAACCGGGGCTTTGCTTATGCCAAATATGGCACACCAGCCCTTGCAACTGACGCCATCCACAAACTGAACGGCTACATGCTGGAGCCCAAGTGCCACCTCTGTGTCCGCCACAGCACAGAGAAGAGACACCTTTGTATTGAAAACCTGCCGGCTGCCACAAAACCAGAAGACCTGATGAAG gtGCTGCGTCACCTGGCTCAGGGGGTAGAGAGGGTGTCTCTGAAGACCGGGCCCGGGATAGAGGGGGTCTCTGCCATTGTTGCCTTCTCATCCCATTATACTGCGTCTATGGCCAAGAGGGATCTTGTGGCAG ATTTCAGGAAACAATATTCCATGGAGATCTCCATCAGGTGGGAGCCAGGAGAGAGCCCAAGCACAAACCAGACACAGTGTTCTCAGCAAGCTCCAAAGATTCAGCCGCAGCCATGCAACATGCCCTGTGGCCAGGCTGTCTCACACGCTTTAGCCCCGCCTCAGCGCCTCCCCGTTCCTCCACCCATGTCCCAGGGGTTTTGCAGAGCAGTGGGGCAACCAGTTGCCCCCCTGCGTCCACATGCGAGTTACCCCCACTCCTCCTCTTCCCATTCTCAGCGACACATGGTGTGTGCAGTGTCACCGGTGGTCCTCCTCCATAAGGTATGTGAGGCGAACGGGTTTGGCCAACCGTTCTATGAGCTACACTACAGTTTGACCAGACCAGATGGGTTTGTAAGTTTTACCTACAAGGTGCTTATCCCTGGGATCAGCACAACCTTCAAAGGGAAGGTCATGGTCCTGCCAGGACCCAACGTCATAGCTACGTACAAGGAGGCTGAGAGGGCTGCTGCCCAGCAGCTGCTGGTGAAGGTGTTCAGCAACCAGTTGGCTGTCTGA